One segment of Triticum aestivum cultivar Chinese Spring chromosome 2A, IWGSC CS RefSeq v2.1, whole genome shotgun sequence DNA contains the following:
- the LOC123189105 gene encoding pentatricopeptide repeat-containing protein At5g61800: MAPPPPTLPPPYHSLPNVLSLPRRHARLPIRHLLTAHALAVVAGHLSLPDPNTHTLLLAAYSRLECARGPYTLLLLFRSSLRLSVPPTRRSLPLAVSAASSLRLHLPLALSLHAVAVTRNLLQFAHVANAFVSLYGKNGLPDSARRVFDEMPTPDVISYNALMDGYIKTGRLGLAMKEFHPMPQRDAVSWGTVIAGCAKVGQWEEAVALFNRMRGEGLRPDDVALTAVLSCCAHLGALEKGREVHEYVMQSRSRPNVFLCTGLVDLYAKCGCVEVAQEVFDWCPVRNVFTWNALIVGLAMHGHGTVAVKYFNRMLVEGVRPDGVTFLGVLIGCSHTGLVDMAKRIFSEMEGKYGVSRELKHYGCMADLLGRAGLIEEAMKMVEKMSTKGDTYVWGGILAGCRMHGNVEAAEVAARHLLELNPEDGGVYSVLAGIYADAGRWEDVARVRKLMDHRTGRRNVGCSSITTNQ, from the coding sequence atggcgccaccacctcCAACCCTCCCTCCACCCTACCATTCCCTCCCCAACGTCCTTTCCCTCCCCCGCCGGCACGCCCGGCTCCCCATCCGACACCTCCTCACAGCGCAcgccctcgccgtcgtcgccggccacctcTCCCTCCCCGACCCCAACACCCACACGCTACTCCTTGCCGCTTACTCCCGCCTCGAGTGCGCCCGCGGCCCCTACACACTTCTCCTCCTCTTCCGCTCCTCCCTCCGCCTCTCCGTGCCCCCCACCCGCCGCTCCCTCCCTCTCGCCGTCTCCGCTGCCTCCTCCTTACGCCTCCACCTCCCGCTCGCACTCTCCCTTCACGCCGTCGCGGTAACCCGCAACCTCCTCCAGTTCGCGCACGTCGCCAACGCCTTCGTCTCCCTCTACGGCAAGAACGGGCTGCCGGACTCCGCGCGcagggtgttcgacgaaatgcccacACCGGACGTCATCTCCTACAATGCTCTGATGGACGGGTACATCAAGACTGGGCGACTGGGGCTTGCCATGAAGGAGTTCCATCCGATGCCGCAGCGGGACGCCGTGTCCTGGGGCACGGTGATAGCAGGGTGTGCGAAGGTCGGGCAAtgggaggaggcggtggcgctgtTTAACAGGATGAGGGGCGAGGGATTGAGGCCAGACGATGTTGCATTGACTGCAGTGCTGTCATGCTGCGCACATCTCGGGGCGCTAGAGAAGGGAAGGGAGGTCCATGAGTATGTAATGCAAAGCAGGTCCCGGCCAAATGTGTTCTTGTGCACAGGGCTTGTTGATCTGTATGCAAAATGTGGGTGTGTTGAGGTTGCCCAGGAGGTGTTTGATTGGTGCCCTGTGAGGAATGTGTTCACCTGGAACGCGCTCATCGTCGGGCTGGCAATGCACGGGCATGGCACAGTGGCAGTCAAGTACTTCAACCGCATGCTGGTTGAGGGGGTTCGGCCAGACGGAGTTACCTTCTTAGGGGTCTTGATCGGTTGCAGCCATACCGGCCTGGTTGACATGGCAAAGAGGATCTTCTCCGAGATGGAAGGCAAGTATGGCGTGTCTCGGGAGCTTAAGCATTATGGATGCATGGCTGACCTGCTTGGTCGAGCCGGGCTCATCGAGGAAGCAATGAAGATGGTGGAGAAGATGTCGACGAAAGGGGATACTTACGTCTGGGGAGGTATACTCGCTGGTTGTCGAATGCACGGGAATGTGGAGGCAGCAGAGGTTGCAGCAAGACATTTGCTGGAGCTCAACCCTGAAGACGGCGGGGTATACTCTGTCCTGGCCGGGATCTATGCAGATGCTGGCAGGTGGGAGGATGTTGCAAGGGTTAGGAAACTGATGGATCACAGGACTGGTAGGAGAAATGTTGGTTGCAGTTCCATTACAACGAACCAATAA